A genome region from Clostridium pasteurianum includes the following:
- a CDS encoding endonuclease MutS2 — MNNKSKEALEFYKITSELKKFALSDIAKARIEKLEPKVQEEMIRLELKETTEARSIVDISSSVPINSLKDMGRIVSKVEKDVVLLPEELKAIADLLKDTSKIKRFFKDKEYVAPTISRYAYSIFELDGIREKIENCIVHGKVDDKASNKLQKLRKKIYILQDRIKSKLDSILRSDKYKSYIQEAVVSERDGRYAIPIKSQYKNFMEGEIHDKSQSGFTVFIEPAEVKKLQSELNENKIEEEKEVYRILSELTAAIYDNIKEFKINIEIMANYDFILAKGKYSKAISGRSVELNTRNYINLKQGRHPLLGDKAVPLNFVIGEDYRGLVITGPNTGGKTVTLKTIGLLTMMVQAGLHIPTADGSEMAIFQDVFVDIGDGQSIEQSLSTFSSHINNIISILSCAGKNDLVIIDELGSGTDPGEGMGIAVAVLEELYDKGATICATTHYSEIKGFAEKHEGFINGSMGFDINTLKPLYKLTIGRAGESNAFLIALRLGMDKKIIERAHFVTYKEKKSYVDVKTHEKRINVEEKEAHKRQVREFKASIKKEEGRKLSKKEPDFKIGDSVYISFMKRTGIICEEENSRGEYGVMVMNRKIKVNRKRLSLYIDKKKLYPEDYDYDIVFKSKEYRKKNKLMSKHHVEGMVLKEE, encoded by the coding sequence TTGAATAATAAGTCAAAAGAAGCATTAGAATTTTATAAAATAACAAGTGAATTAAAAAAGTTTGCACTATCGGATATTGCAAAGGCTAGAATTGAAAAGCTTGAACCTAAAGTTCAAGAGGAAATGATAAGACTTGAATTAAAGGAAACTACAGAGGCAAGAAGTATTGTAGATATATCTTCAAGCGTACCAATTAACAGTCTTAAAGATATGGGTAGAATTGTATCTAAGGTTGAAAAGGATGTCGTATTATTACCAGAAGAGCTAAAGGCTATAGCTGATTTACTTAAGGATACATCAAAAATTAAAAGATTCTTCAAGGATAAAGAATATGTAGCACCAACAATATCAAGATATGCTTATTCTATCTTTGAATTAGATGGAATAAGAGAGAAAATTGAAAACTGCATAGTTCATGGAAAGGTAGACGATAAGGCTTCTAATAAATTACAGAAGTTAAGAAAGAAAATTTATATATTACAGGATAGAATTAAAAGTAAATTAGACAGCATTTTAAGAAGTGATAAATATAAATCATATATACAGGAAGCAGTGGTAAGTGAGCGTGATGGGAGATATGCCATACCGATAAAAAGCCAGTATAAAAACTTTATGGAGGGGGAAATTCATGACAAATCTCAAAGCGGTTTCACAGTATTTATAGAACCTGCCGAGGTCAAAAAATTGCAAAGTGAGCTTAATGAAAATAAAATTGAAGAGGAAAAGGAAGTGTATAGAATACTTTCAGAGCTTACTGCTGCTATTTATGATAATATAAAAGAATTTAAAATAAATATTGAAATCATGGCAAATTATGATTTTATATTGGCAAAGGGTAAATACAGCAAAGCCATATCAGGAAGAAGCGTAGAGCTTAATACTAGAAATTATATAAATTTAAAACAGGGAAGACATCCTCTTTTGGGTGACAAAGCAGTACCGCTGAATTTTGTTATAGGTGAAGATTATAGAGGACTTGTTATAACAGGACCAAATACAGGTGGAAAAACTGTTACTTTAAAAACAATTGGGCTTCTTACAATGATGGTTCAAGCAGGACTTCATATTCCAACAGCGGATGGTAGTGAGATGGCTATCTTTCAAGATGTTTTTGTTGATATTGGAGATGGTCAAAGTATAGAGCAAAGTTTAAGCACTTTTTCTTCTCATATAAATAACATTATTTCAATTTTATCTTGTGCAGGCAAAAATGATCTGGTTATTATAGATGAGCTTGGTTCGGGAACAGATCCAGGAGAAGGTATGGGAATAGCAGTTGCAGTGCTTGAAGAACTATATGATAAGGGAGCAACTATATGTGCTACAACTCATTATAGCGAAATAAAAGGTTTTGCAGAGAAGCATGAAGGGTTTATAAATGGTTCAATGGGCTTTGATATAAATACTTTAAAACCACTTTATAAATTAACCATAGGAAGAGCAGGGGAAAGCAATGCTTTTCTTATAGCTTTAAGGCTTGGAATGGATAAAAAAATAATTGAAAGGGCACATTTTGTAACCTATAAGGAGAAGAAAAGTTATGTTGATGTAAAAACTCATGAAAAGCGAATCAATGTAGAAGAAAAAGAAGCTCATAAAAGGCAGGTTCGTGAATTTAAAGCATCAATAAAAAAAGAGGAAGGAAGGAAACTTTCTAAAAAAGAACCTGATTTTAAAATAGGTGACTCAGTATATATTTCTTTTATGAAACGAACAGGTATAATTTGTGAGGAAGAAAACAGCAGGGGTGAGTATGGAGTTATGGTAATGAATAGAAAGATTAAAGTAAATAGAAAAAGGCTATCACTTTATATTGATAAAAAGAAATTATACCCAGAGGACTATGATTATGATATTGTATTTAAAAGTAAAGAATATAGAAAAAAGAATAAGCTTATGAGCAAGCATCACGTAGAAGGGATGGTTTTGAAAGAAGAATAG
- a CDS encoding ketopantoate reductase family protein yields MNILIFGAGVIGTTYAWQLSEAGNNVTLLVREKKLSLIKEKGIRIRCSDYRKGNKNSKDIIYKPSAVTDFSKDDGYELIIVSVKSNQLDTVLEQIKSKVGTSTVLIFESFFEDTNKIEKYLSPSQYIFGFPHIMGGGMDKNGIYCTIFGSKKAPTMLGEKDGRITERIKHISRVMKEANLNPEVSTEILSWILTHYAEAAGLLGGVMKAGSGKAFAESTDIMKHTVLSIREGLNVCKARGIDVSKISPQNKYYWPLFILVPFFKKMYSSDGAQLMIRGHISHATDEMKAMFYDVLKSGKKYDVDMPYFNELKEYVDKFTILK; encoded by the coding sequence ATGAACATATTAATATTTGGTGCAGGCGTTATTGGAACAACCTATGCCTGGCAATTAAGTGAAGCTGGAAATAATGTTACTCTTTTAGTTCGTGAAAAAAAATTATCATTAATTAAAGAAAAAGGAATACGCATTCGCTGCTCTGATTACAGAAAAGGCAATAAAAATTCAAAAGATATAATATACAAGCCTTCTGCTGTAACTGACTTTTCAAAAGATGATGGCTATGAACTTATCATTGTTTCCGTAAAATCAAATCAATTAGATACAGTGCTTGAGCAAATTAAAAGTAAAGTAGGAACCTCTACTGTTCTAATTTTTGAAAGTTTCTTTGAGGACACAAATAAAATTGAAAAATATTTATCTCCTTCTCAGTACATTTTTGGTTTTCCTCACATTATGGGTGGAGGCATGGACAAGAATGGTATTTACTGTACAATATTCGGAAGCAAAAAAGCACCTACCATGCTTGGGGAAAAAGACGGAAGAATAACAGAGCGTATAAAACATATATCAAGAGTAATGAAAGAAGCTAATTTGAATCCTGAAGTTTCAACTGAAATTTTATCCTGGATATTGACCCATTATGCTGAAGCAGCTGGACTTCTAGGCGGTGTAATGAAAGCAGGCTCTGGAAAAGCTTTTGCAGAAAGCACTGATATAATGAAACATACAGTTCTTTCAATTAGAGAAGGGCTAAACGTTTGTAAAGCTCGGGGGATAGATGTAAGTAAAATAAGTCCTCAAAATAAATATTACTGGCCTCTATTTATTTTAGTTCCATTTTTCAAAAAAATGTATAGTTCTGATGGGGCGCAATTAATGATTAGAGGACATATTTCTCATGCTACTGATGAAATGAAAGCAATGTTTTATGATGTACTTAAGAGTGGAAAAAAGTATGATGTTGATATGCCATACTTCAATGAATTAAAAGAATATGTTGATAAATTTACCATCTTAAAATAA
- a CDS encoding effector binding domain-containing protein produces the protein MSYHFESVLKGINFIENNLNEEISTSDIASKTGFSKFHFIRIFKVISKDTIFEYIRKRRLTDAAIDLIETDMPIIDIAFKYAYNSQEAFTRAFENYYSITPKKYKKLGVHLSNLYKVKLTKEDLKFKNEPLKLQYKIVERKEFYIVGMEYTGKNSKKEVPKLFNEFIPNIYKIKGNIVYDGLYGLDTCNENFDKTEEFTYLVGVAVSNIDVIPEDMVMRKVNSNKYAVFTLPNTIEDIPCTINSIYTRLFAEENLMPIDNYAFEFYGKDFRPNKEGENAYLYIPIK, from the coding sequence TTGTCTTACCATTTTGAAAGTGTTTTAAAAGGAATAAATTTCATTGAAAACAACCTTAATGAAGAAATAAGCACCTCAGATATTGCCAGTAAAACTGGATTTTCTAAATTTCATTTTATACGAATTTTTAAAGTGATAAGCAAAGATACAATTTTTGAATATATTCGTAAAAGAAGACTTACAGATGCAGCTATTGACCTCATTGAAACAGATATGCCAATTATAGATATTGCTTTTAAATATGCATATAACTCACAAGAAGCATTCACAAGAGCATTTGAAAATTATTATAGTATAACTCCAAAAAAATATAAAAAACTTGGAGTGCATCTGTCTAATTTGTATAAAGTAAAACTAACAAAAGAAGATTTAAAATTTAAAAATGAACCTTTGAAATTACAGTATAAAATTGTAGAAAGAAAAGAATTTTATATTGTTGGCATGGAATACACAGGTAAAAACAGTAAAAAAGAAGTCCCAAAGCTTTTCAATGAATTTATTCCAAATATATACAAAATAAAAGGCAATATTGTTTATGACGGCTTATATGGACTTGATACTTGTAATGAAAATTTTGATAAAACAGAAGAATTTACTTATTTAGTAGGAGTCGCGGTATCAAACATTGATGTTATACCAGAAGATATGGTTATGAGAAAAGTAAATAGCAATAAATATGCTGTATTTACTCTTCCGAACACAATTGAAGATATACCATGTACTATAAATAGCATTTACACAAGATTATTTGCAGAAGAAAATCTTATGCCTATAGATAATTATGCCTTTGAGTTTTATGGTAAAGATTTTAGACCAAATAAGGAAGGTGAAAATGCATACTTGTATATTCCCATTAAATAA
- a CDS encoding ATP-binding protein gives MNEIEILISALEMSPENSVLRKHVAQLQFENNLFEDSYENFCILIKTAYRDCEVIEGQIKCLVELKRFSEAKELVEEELQNRPDWANGYVLLSKCLFYDQQYKYAAQSYEKAISIDSELAEDEFYDKIKEFMPKEKLKLSEEPSQEIYEDFQNYTSISNENRVTFEDVGGMEKAKESININIILPLNNPEFFKAYGKTAGGGILLYGPPGCGKTFMAQATAGECNANFTNISITDILDMYIGESERNLHNIFENARRNKPAVIFIDEIDAIGGKRQYSSSNTGRSLTNQLLVEMDSTQSSNKDLLVIGATNTPWQVDSALRRPGRFDRIIFIQPPDFKARVEILKLYLKDKPCNDINYEVVAKKLVKYSGADIKAICDVASEAVIKVAMKKGKIVPITTRDLNKAADQVKPSTIEWLNTAKNYATYSNQSGIYDEILEYLKTADEK, from the coding sequence ATGAATGAAATAGAGATATTAATTAGTGCTCTGGAAATGAGTCCAGAAAATTCTGTTTTGAGGAAGCATGTAGCACAGTTACAGTTTGAAAATAATTTGTTTGAAGATTCATATGAAAATTTTTGCATACTAATTAAAACTGCATATAGAGATTGTGAAGTTATAGAAGGACAAATTAAATGCTTAGTTGAACTTAAGAGATTTAGTGAGGCAAAGGAGCTAGTAGAGGAAGAATTGCAGAATAGACCAGATTGGGCAAATGGATATGTGCTGCTTTCAAAATGTTTGTTTTATGATCAGCAATATAAATACGCTGCTCAAAGTTATGAAAAAGCAATTTCTATTGATTCTGAATTAGCTGAAGATGAATTTTATGATAAAATTAAAGAATTTATGCCTAAAGAAAAATTAAAATTATCAGAAGAACCATCTCAAGAGATATATGAAGATTTTCAGAATTATACAAGCATTTCTAATGAGAATAGAGTTACATTTGAAGATGTAGGTGGTATGGAAAAGGCTAAAGAAAGCATAAATATAAACATAATATTGCCATTAAATAACCCTGAATTTTTTAAGGCTTATGGAAAAACTGCGGGTGGTGGAATACTTTTATATGGTCCTCCGGGATGTGGAAAAACTTTTATGGCGCAAGCTACAGCAGGGGAGTGTAATGCTAATTTCACTAACATATCAATAACTGATATATTGGATATGTATATTGGAGAAAGTGAGAGAAACTTACACAATATTTTTGAAAATGCTAGAAGAAATAAGCCTGCGGTTATTTTTATAGATGAAATAGATGCCATAGGTGGTAAACGTCAATATTCTAGCAGCAATACTGGCCGCTCACTTACAAATCAATTACTTGTTGAAATGGATAGCACTCAAAGTAGTAATAAAGATTTGCTTGTAATAGGAGCAACAAATACACCATGGCAGGTTGATTCTGCTTTAAGGCGTCCAGGAAGATTTGATAGAATTATATTTATTCAGCCGCCAGATTTTAAGGCTAGAGTTGAAATATTGAAGCTTTATTTAAAGGACAAGCCATGTAACGATATAAATTATGAGGTTGTAGCTAAAAAATTAGTAAAGTATTCTGGTGCTGATATAAAAGCTATTTGTGATGTTGCAAGTGAAGCTGTAATTAAAGTAGCAATGAAGAAAGGAAAAATTGTGCCTATTACAACAAGAGATTTAAATAAGGCTGCAGATCAAGTAAAACCATCAACAATAGAATGGCTTAATACTGCTAAAAATTATGCAACCTACAGTAATCAAAGTGGGATATATGATGAGATATTAGAATATTTAAAAACAGCAGATGAGAAGTAA
- a CDS encoding tetratricopeptide repeat protein translates to MENINDNNKQAKNIEKRMIFLYDADKDELAIKEAEKLLEYKPNNYKALMIIAISYEYMRQYDRAASAALELLRVYPESSLAYGICGHIFLNKGEYKKTIDYCKKSMELDPYDAFFGYYTMSFALSEIGGRANLCEAANLIDKALEIEPDNVEFHVAACGIYMDIGEYHKAKEEGEKALQINPNSAKAHLNYGSLLVYFGYLNESLEHSYMSLQLDPDEKHERAQKNIDAAKGFLQEPQKYYDYLEKIFFDRDSKYENSSECFALLVGIFIRDKKYLNALKVLKRYLKIKPNAVDEHIKYAKMLYDEGALVEVLDYIKELKKINPKEEKLDEYIKNISNEM, encoded by the coding sequence ATGGAAAATATAAATGATAATAATAAACAAGCGAAAAATATAGAGAAAAGAATGATTTTTTTATACGATGCTGATAAAGATGAGCTTGCAATAAAGGAAGCAGAAAAATTGCTTGAATATAAACCTAATAATTATAAGGCATTGATGATTATTGCTATAAGCTATGAATATATGAGACAATATGATAGAGCAGCAAGTGCGGCACTAGAATTGCTGAGGGTTTATCCTGAAAGTTCACTTGCATATGGAATATGTGGTCATATTTTTTTAAATAAGGGCGAGTATAAAAAAACTATTGATTATTGTAAAAAGTCCATGGAATTAGATCCTTATGATGCGTTCTTTGGTTACTATACTATGTCTTTTGCTTTGTCGGAAATTGGCGGAAGAGCAAATTTATGCGAGGCTGCAAATTTAATAGATAAAGCTTTAGAAATTGAACCGGATAATGTAGAATTTCATGTGGCTGCATGTGGAATTTATATGGATATAGGTGAGTATCACAAAGCTAAGGAGGAGGGAGAAAAAGCCCTTCAGATAAATCCAAATTCCGCTAAAGCACATCTAAATTATGGATCTTTATTAGTATATTTCGGATATCTCAATGAAAGTTTAGAGCATTCTTATATGTCTCTTCAATTGGATCCTGATGAAAAACATGAACGAGCACAAAAAAATATAGATGCGGCAAAAGGCTTTCTACAAGAACCGCAAAAATATTATGATTACTTAGAAAAAATATTTTTTGATAGAGATTCTAAGTATGAAAATAGTTCCGAATGTTTTGCTTTGTTAGTGGGAATTTTTATTAGAGATAAAAAATATCTTAATGCATTAAAGGTGCTTAAGAGATACCTAAAAATAAAGCCAAATGCTGTGGATGAACATATTAAATATGCAAAAATGCTTTATGATGAAGGTGCATTAGTTGAAGTGCTGGATTATATTAAGGAATTAAAGAAAATAAATCCAAAAGAAGAAAAATTAGATGAATATATAAAAAATATATCTAATGAAATGTAG
- a CDS encoding tetratricopeptide repeat protein: MKNINDNNKQMENIKKRIAFLFEAKKYELAIKESEKLLEYEPDNYNALVYIASCYSNMEKYDRAQSAALELLRAYPESSVAYGVCGRVFFDKGEYRKSIGYCRKSIELDPYDAFIYYMMSFAFKKVGGRTNLCKAAELINKALEIEPDDAEFHLHSCGIYVHIGEYHKAKEEGEKALQINPNSSRAHLNYGLALIYLGYLNESLEHLHIALKLNPNDKQALQSIDVVNDYIKDSQKYYDFLEQRFFERDSKYENSSKAFVILVEIYIMKEKYFDALRVLKRYLRIMPHAVDEHINYARMLYDKGALAEALHYIKALKKRNPKEEKLDEYIKNISTEMKKNRIKEIHFCTEKMGICRKIRMLGLKR; this comes from the coding sequence ATGAAAAATATAAATGATAATAATAAACAAATGGAAAATATCAAAAAAAGAATAGCTTTTTTATTTGAGGCTAAAAAATATGAGCTTGCAATAAAGGAATCAGAAAAATTGCTTGAATATGAACCTGATAATTATAATGCATTGGTGTATATTGCCTCATGCTATAGCAATATGGAAAAATATGATAGAGCCCAAAGTGCAGCATTAGAACTTTTGAGAGCTTATCCTGAAAGTTCAGTGGCATATGGAGTATGTGGCCGTGTTTTTTTTGATAAGGGTGAGTATAGAAAATCTATTGGTTATTGCAGAAAATCTATAGAATTAGATCCTTATGATGCATTTATTTACTATATGATGTCTTTTGCTTTTAAAAAAGTTGGTGGAAGAACAAATTTATGTAAGGCTGCCGAATTAATAAATAAAGCTTTAGAAATTGAACCCGATGATGCGGAGTTTCATTTGCATTCATGTGGAATTTATGTACATATAGGTGAGTATCACAAAGCTAAGGAGGAGGGAGAAAAAGCCCTTCAGATAAATCCTAATTCCTCTAGAGCACATCTAAATTATGGACTTGCATTAATATATTTGGGATATCTGAATGAAAGTTTAGAGCATTTACATATAGCTCTTAAATTGAACCCTAATGATAAACAAGCACTACAAAGTATAGATGTGGTAAATGACTACATAAAAGATTCACAAAAATATTATGACTTTCTAGAACAAAGATTTTTTGAAAGAGATTCAAAGTATGAAAATAGTTCAAAAGCTTTTGTTATATTAGTGGAAATTTATATTATGAAGGAAAAATATTTTGATGCATTAAGGGTGCTTAAGAGATATTTAAGAATAATGCCGCATGCTGTAGATGAACATATTAATTATGCAAGAATGCTTTATGATAAAGGTGCATTAGCTGAAGCATTACATTATATTAAGGCATTAAAGAAACGGAATCCAAAGGAGGAAAAACTAGATGAATATATAAAAAATATATCTACTGAAATGAAAAAAAATAGAATAAAGGAAATTCACTTTTGTACGGAAAAGATGGGCATTTGCAGAAAGATAAGAATGCTAGGCCTAAAAAGGTAA
- a CDS encoding aspartate/glutamate racemase family protein, with protein sequence MKTIGLIGGMSWESSLEYYKIINETVKSKLGDLHSAKCIMYSVDFEEIELLQHQEKWKELTGIMVAAAKALKSAGADFIVICTNTMHKMAEDIEKKAGIKVLHIAEVTGEKIIEKGLKKVGLLGTKFTMEQDFYKKVLKDKFNIDVIIPEEDDRKVVHKIIYEELCKGILKDTSREKYKEIIDKLKDKGAEGVVLGCTEIPLLIKQKDVSIPVFDTTTIHGVSAVEFAIAQ encoded by the coding sequence TTGAAAACAATTGGACTAATTGGAGGAATGAGCTGGGAATCATCACTGGAATATTATAAAATCATAAATGAAACTGTTAAGTCAAAACTAGGAGATCTTCATTCTGCAAAGTGTATAATGTATTCTGTGGATTTTGAAGAAATAGAGCTTTTACAGCATCAGGAAAAGTGGAAGGAATTAACGGGTATTATGGTTGCTGCGGCTAAAGCACTTAAAAGCGCAGGGGCTGATTTTATTGTAATATGTACTAATACTATGCATAAAATGGCAGAAGATATAGAAAAGAAAGCCGGAATAAAGGTCTTACATATAGCAGAAGTTACTGGAGAAAAAATAATTGAAAAGGGACTTAAAAAGGTTGGACTTCTTGGAACTAAATTTACTATGGAGCAGGATTTTTATAAGAAGGTGCTAAAGGACAAGTTCAATATTGATGTAATCATTCCAGAGGAAGATGATAGAAAAGTTGTTCATAAAATTATTTATGAAGAGCTTTGCAAAGGTATTTTAAAGGATACTTCAAGAGAGAAATATAAAGAAATAATAGATAAATTAAAAGACAAGGGCGCTGAAGGAGTAGTGCTTGGATGTACAGAAATACCATTATTAATAAAGCAAAAGGATGTTTCAATTCCTGTTTTTGATACGACGACAATACACGGGGTTTCTGCTGTTGAATTTGCAATTGCTCAGTAA
- a CDS encoding GNAT family N-acetyltransferase: MLDKEYSLCYAEMQDIDNWIKMIEVVKDNFPGLETTKKMNEYKKTVIKNIEKKTALCVKFSNEIVGIMLFSYNYRCLSCMAVHPDHRRKGVASAMIEKMLELFPRDVDISVITYRENDVKGTAPRALYKKYGFEEAELVVEFEYPEQKFIRRAKNEDCTN; encoded by the coding sequence ATGTTAGATAAAGAGTATTCATTATGTTATGCAGAAATGCAAGATATAGATAACTGGATTAAGATGATTGAAGTTGTTAAAGACAATTTTCCAGGACTTGAAACAACTAAAAAAATGAATGAGTATAAAAAAACTGTTATTAAAAATATAGAAAAAAAAACAGCACTTTGTGTGAAGTTCAGTAATGAAATTGTTGGCATTATGCTGTTTTCTTATAATTATAGGTGTCTTTCTTGTATGGCGGTACATCCGGACCATAGAAGAAAAGGTGTAGCTTCCGCAATGATAGAGAAAATGCTAGAATTATTTCCTAGAGATGTAGATATATCTGTTATAACATATAGGGAAAATGATGTGAAAGGAACTGCGCCTAGAGCATTATACAAGAAATATGGATTTGAGGAAGCTGAGCTTGTAGTCGAATTTGAATACCCTGAGCAGAAGTTTATAAGGAGGGCAAAAAATGAAGATTGTACAAATTAA
- a CDS encoding GNAT family N-acetyltransferase, producing MKIVQINPHTEDALKMMEELSEALEKITGNSGKGSFNVDDISDPRAIFVLAYSDDKEPIGCGAIRPIDENTAEVKRMYAKNKTKGIGTKILCYLEEQAQKLGYSRLCLETRLINEKAVAFYEKRGYKRISNYGKYANRPEAVCFAKVLL from the coding sequence ATGAAGATTGTACAAATTAATCCACATACAGAAGATGCGTTAAAAATGATGGAGGAATTATCAGAAGCCTTAGAAAAAATAACAGGTAATAGTGGAAAAGGTTCTTTTAATGTCGATGATATTTCTGATCCTCGAGCTATATTTGTACTAGCATATAGCGATGATAAAGAGCCTATTGGCTGCGGAGCTATACGTCCTATTGATGAAAATACTGCTGAAGTTAAAAGGATGTATGCCAAGAATAAGACTAAGGGTATTGGAACTAAAATTTTGTGTTACCTAGAGGAGCAAGCACAAAAACTAGGTTATTCAAGACTTTGTCTTGAAACTCGATTGATAAATGAAAAGGCAGTAGCATTTTATGAGAAGCGAGGCTATAAGCGTATATCTAATTATGGTAAATATGCTAATAGACCTGAGGCAGTTTGTTTTGCCAAGGTATTATTGTAA